One genomic region from Nostoc sphaeroides encodes:
- a CDS encoding ferredoxin--nitrite reductase yields MTDTTTNTTSLNKFEKLKAQKDGLAIRDEIEKFAALGWEAMDETDRDHRLKWVGVFFRPVTPGKFMMRLRMPNGILSSSQMNVLAQVVQRYGDDGCADITTRQNIQLRGIRIEDLPDIFNRFHAVGLTTIQSGMDNVRNITGDPVAGLDADELYDTRELVQQIQDMLTNKGEGNPEFSNLPRKFNIAIAGGRDNSVHAEINDLAFVPAFKEAGEQNFPSKIFGFNVLVGGFFSAKRCEAAIPLNAWVLPEDVVAVCRAVLEVFRDHGPRANRQKSRLMWLIDEWGVEKFRAEVESRLGKSLLPAAAKDEIDWEKRDHIGVYKQKQAGLNYAGLNIPVGRLYAEDMFEIARLAEVYGSGEIRFTVEQNIVIPNISDSRLATFLTDPLLEKFSIDPGLLTRSLVSCTGAQFCNFALIETKNRALAMIKALEEDLTFTNPVRIHWTGCPNSCGQPQVADIGLMGTKTRKNGKTLEGVDIYMGGKVGKDAHLGTCVTKGIPCEDLQPVLQDLLIKNFGAKLKQEAILVSN; encoded by the coding sequence ATGACAGACACAACAACTAACACTACCAGCCTCAATAAATTCGAGAAATTGAAGGCGCAAAAAGATGGACTCGCAATCAGGGATGAGATAGAGAAATTTGCCGCTTTGGGCTGGGAAGCAATGGACGAAACCGATCGCGATCATCGACTTAAATGGGTGGGTGTGTTTTTCCGCCCAGTCACCCCAGGTAAGTTTATGATGCGGTTGCGGATGCCTAACGGTATTCTCAGCAGCAGTCAGATGAATGTTTTAGCCCAAGTAGTGCAACGTTACGGTGATGATGGTTGCGCTGATATTACTACGAGACAGAATATCCAATTACGGGGGATCAGAATTGAAGATTTACCAGATATCTTTAATAGATTTCACGCAGTTGGTTTAACCACTATCCAGTCAGGGATGGATAACGTTCGCAATATAACAGGCGATCCGGTGGCGGGGTTGGATGCAGATGAGTTGTATGACACACGAGAGTTGGTACAGCAAATTCAAGATATGCTCACCAACAAAGGCGAAGGAAATCCAGAGTTTAGCAACTTACCACGGAAGTTTAATATTGCGATCGCAGGAGGAAGAGACAATTCAGTTCATGCTGAAATTAACGATTTAGCTTTTGTTCCAGCATTTAAGGAAGCAGGGGAGCAAAATTTCCCCTCTAAAATATTCGGGTTTAACGTCTTAGTGGGTGGTTTTTTCTCGGCTAAACGTTGTGAAGCGGCGATTCCTCTGAATGCTTGGGTACTTCCTGAAGATGTGGTAGCCGTATGTAGAGCAGTTTTAGAAGTCTTTCGTGATCATGGCCCGCGTGCTAATCGGCAAAAATCCCGCTTGATGTGGCTAATTGATGAATGGGGTGTAGAAAAGTTTCGAGCAGAAGTAGAAAGCCGTTTAGGTAAATCATTGTTACCCGCAGCAGCAAAAGACGAAATCGACTGGGAAAAACGCGACCACATCGGGGTATATAAACAAAAGCAAGCAGGATTAAATTACGCAGGTTTGAACATTCCCGTCGGGCGACTATATGCCGAAGATATGTTTGAAATTGCTCGTCTAGCGGAAGTTTACGGCAGTGGCGAAATCCGGTTTACAGTTGAGCAAAACATCGTTATCCCCAACATTTCTGACTCGCGTTTAGCAACATTTTTAACAGACCCTTTGCTAGAGAAGTTTTCTATTGATCCAGGTTTGCTAACGCGATCGCTAGTATCCTGCACAGGCGCACAATTTTGCAACTTTGCCCTCATCGAAACCAAAAACCGCGCCCTGGCAATGATAAAAGCCCTAGAAGAAGATTTAACCTTCACCAATCCAGTGCGAATTCACTGGACAGGTTGCCCCAACTCATGCGGACAGCCCCAAGTTGCAGACATCGGCTTGATGGGAACTAAAACTCGCAAAAATGGCAAAACCTTGGAAGGCGTTGACATATATATGGGTGGCAAAGTCGGCAAAGACGCTCATTTAGGAACTTGCGTCACCAAAGGCATACCATGCGAAGACTTGCAGCCAGTATTGCAAGATTTACTTATCAAAAACTTTGGGGCAAAACTCAAGCAAGAAGCCATATTAGTTAGTAACTGA
- a CDS encoding ubiquinol-cytochrome c reductase iron-sulfur subunit: MKRRDFINWVGLGLIASSLPVAIAACSSQTTPVSKNWETVGTSAELDKTGQLLAKNSPAGPVLVVGTSKGANLTAVNPTCTHAGCTVGWKAETKKFVCPCHNSEFGIDGKVQKGPATEALKTYAVKIEGNSVVVKAS, encoded by the coding sequence ATGAAACGTCGTGATTTTATTAATTGGGTAGGTTTGGGTTTGATAGCGAGTTCTCTACCTGTAGCGATCGCAGCCTGTTCTTCTCAAACAACTCCAGTATCTAAGAATTGGGAAACAGTAGGTACATCAGCAGAATTAGATAAAACGGGCCAATTGCTGGCGAAAAACTCACCTGCTGGGCCTGTGTTGGTAGTCGGTACATCTAAAGGTGCAAATCTGACAGCAGTTAACCCTACCTGTACTCACGCAGGTTGCACAGTGGGATGGAAAGCTGAGACAAAAAAATTCGTCTGCCCTTGTCATAATTCGGAATTTGGAATTGACGGTAAAGTGCAAAAAGGCCCAGCGACAGAAGCGCTTAAAACTTACGCCGTCAAAATTGAGGGTAATTCAGTTGTAGTCAAGGCAAGTTAA
- a CDS encoding HEAT repeat domain-containing protein: MVSNINQLLVQAQTAYDAADCSSLIQYLQQLILGIDSEHPEIVKNREYLLKLTLSILEMGDFQQRWEITKVLTSLGNIAIPPLIDILEDEDAEEELRWYAARTLGEFQHPEAIAPLVELLKTDEDEELKAIAATALGQMGSVAITSLTELLADEDTRLLAVRSLSCIPQTETITPLLSVVQDPQAAIRTAAIEALSSFHDERVPPILLNALDDIAATVRRAAVLGLGFRPDLREALDLVARLQPKLYDFNIDVCCAAAVSLSRMGCDNAAQQLFKLLISPHTPLPLQLETIRALSWLGTLSSLEYLQTAFNQITSEILWQEIVTVLGRVQKPQTTLATEILLQILRSQHPAREIVSVKSAIALSLGQLGEMQAIEPLISLLAVKNISVRLHAIAALKNLDGEATYQQLQHLANNAALTPDLQQGIAIALAEW, from the coding sequence ATGGTGAGTAATATCAACCAGCTTTTGGTGCAAGCCCAGACAGCATACGATGCAGCTGATTGCTCATCACTCATTCAATATTTACAACAATTAATTTTAGGGATAGATTCTGAACATCCAGAAATAGTTAAAAATCGAGAATATCTGCTGAAATTAACACTTTCAATCTTAGAGATGGGAGATTTTCAGCAACGCTGGGAAATCACCAAAGTGTTGACTAGCTTGGGAAATATTGCCATCCCACCACTCATTGATATATTAGAAGATGAAGATGCAGAAGAAGAATTACGCTGGTATGCAGCACGAACTTTAGGCGAATTTCAGCATCCAGAAGCGATCGCACCCTTAGTGGAATTGTTGAAAACCGATGAGGATGAAGAACTCAAAGCGATCGCAGCTACAGCACTAGGGCAAATGGGTAGTGTTGCGATTACTTCACTAACTGAACTTCTAGCAGATGAAGATACACGGCTTTTAGCAGTGCGATCGCTTTCCTGCATTCCCCAAACAGAAACCATCACACCGCTATTAAGTGTAGTGCAAGATCCACAAGCAGCAATCCGCACGGCTGCAATTGAAGCCCTCAGCAGCTTTCATGACGAACGTGTACCACCAATCTTGTTAAACGCTTTGGATGATATAGCCGCTACAGTTAGGCGTGCAGCAGTGCTTGGTTTAGGTTTTCGCCCCGACTTACGCGAAGCCTTAGATTTGGTGGCGAGACTACAACCCAAGCTTTACGACTTTAATATTGATGTTTGTTGTGCAGCCGCAGTTTCCCTTTCTCGGATGGGTTGTGATAATGCAGCCCAGCAATTATTTAAGCTGCTAATATCACCTCATACACCGCTACCACTACAATTAGAAACCATCCGCGCTTTAAGTTGGCTGGGGACGTTATCTAGTTTGGAATATTTACAAACAGCATTTAATCAAATCACTTCAGAGATACTTTGGCAAGAAATTGTTACAGTTTTGGGGCGAGTGCAAAAGCCGCAAACTACACTAGCCACAGAAATATTATTGCAAATCCTGCGATCGCAGCATCCAGCCAGAGAGATTGTCAGTGTCAAAAGTGCGATCGCTTTATCTTTAGGACAGTTAGGCGAAATGCAAGCTATTGAACCATTGATTTCGCTGCTAGCTGTCAAGAATATATCGGTGAGACTACATGCGATCGCAGCATTAAAAAATTTGGATGGGGAAGCTACATATCAACAATTGCAGCACTTAGCAAATAATGCTGCACTCACACCAGATTTGCAACAAGGAATAGCGATCGCTTTAGCTGAGTGGTAA
- a CDS encoding LysR family transcriptional regulator, whose protein sequence is MRLEQLQAFLAIAQTGSFQQAARTCGITQSTISRQIQALEADLGVELFHRTSHAKLTLAGESLLPRARKICQEWQIATEELADLIAGKQPELCIAAIHSVCGSYLPPVLQKFCHDYPDVQLRVTSLGSDRALKVLKDGLVDLAIVMNNRFLITGREMVVEVLYDEPIEVLTAANHPLAQYEYVPWSELIRYPQVVFKDGYGMQRLIQDKFERMEATLQAALEVNTLDAFRGVVRQGELIALLPQSALVEARLDPTLAIRSLASNNTTGLADGSSLTRRVVMVTTQDRLQIPPIKHFWQLVRENIPLQIDQQRSAS, encoded by the coding sequence ATGCGCCTAGAGCAGTTGCAAGCCTTTCTGGCGATCGCACAAACCGGCAGCTTTCAACAAGCAGCGCGAACATGTGGTATTACCCAATCGACTATTAGTCGCCAAATCCAGGCATTAGAAGCAGATTTGGGTGTAGAACTGTTTCACAGAACTAGTCACGCCAAATTGACACTGGCAGGTGAATCTTTACTACCCCGTGCCCGCAAAATTTGCCAAGAATGGCAGATAGCTACAGAAGAATTAGCCGATTTAATCGCCGGAAAGCAACCAGAACTTTGCATTGCCGCGATTCACTCAGTATGCGGATCTTACTTACCCCCAGTGTTGCAAAAATTTTGTCATGATTATCCAGATGTGCAATTGCGGGTGACTTCATTGGGAAGCGATCGCGCCCTGAAAGTCCTCAAAGATGGATTGGTGGATTTAGCAATTGTGATGAATAATCGCTTTTTAATCACTGGTAGAGAAATGGTGGTAGAAGTACTTTATGATGAACCGATAGAAGTTCTAACCGCCGCCAATCATCCCCTAGCCCAATATGAATACGTCCCTTGGTCGGAGCTAATTCGTTATCCCCAAGTGGTTTTTAAAGATGGTTATGGGATGCAGCGTTTAATACAAGATAAATTTGAGCGAATGGAAGCTACACTCCAAGCGGCTTTAGAGGTAAATACCCTAGATGCCTTTCGGGGAGTGGTGCGCCAAGGAGAACTGATAGCTTTGCTACCTCAATCAGCATTAGTGGAAGCTCGTCTTGACCCTACCCTAGCGATTCGTTCCTTAGCCAGCAATAATACTACTGGTTTAGCAGATGGTTCCAGTTTGACTCGTCGGGTAGTTATGGTAACAACTCAAGACCGACTGCAAATTCCCCCCATTAAGCACTTTTGGCAACTCGTGCGCGAAAATATCCCACTGCAAATTGACCAGCAGCGATCGGCTTCTTAA
- a CDS encoding anthranilate phosphoribosyltransferase family protein — MSNVFRELLKKVGSGNHTGENLTRAEAATAIKMMLLGEATPAQIGAFLIAHRIKRPTGEELAGMLDAYDELGPKLQPIVSQRPAIALGIPYDGRTRTAPISPVIALLLATVGQPVVMHGGDRLPTKYGLPLIDIWQGLGVDWTVVPLAKTQQVFEQTGIGFIYLPQHFPLAKSIWEYRDQLGKRPPLATMELIWCPYAGDAHVIAGFVHPPTEGMFQIALGLRGVTKFTFVKGLEGSCDLPRDRTAIISLSSSVASQEVERLHLVPRDYGFTTKNVPLGTTEELVADMQKVLAGEPGELMQTALWNGGFYLWRSGICPNMPEGLAKAEELLTNGAVAAKLQELNFRVLATSPK, encoded by the coding sequence ATGAGCAATGTATTTCGGGAATTACTGAAAAAAGTAGGTAGCGGAAACCACACAGGTGAGAATTTAACTCGTGCCGAAGCAGCCACCGCCATTAAAATGATGCTGCTGGGTGAAGCTACACCAGCCCAAATCGGAGCGTTTTTGATTGCTCATCGAATCAAACGCCCCACGGGGGAAGAGTTAGCGGGAATGTTGGATGCTTATGATGAACTGGGGCCAAAACTGCAACCAATCGTCTCTCAAAGACCAGCGATCGCTCTTGGTATCCCTTATGATGGCAGAACCCGCACAGCACCAATTAGTCCGGTAATAGCTTTACTACTCGCCACAGTTGGCCAACCAGTGGTAATGCATGGTGGCGATCGCCTCCCAACTAAGTACGGCTTACCTCTAATAGATATTTGGCAAGGTTTAGGAGTCGATTGGACTGTCGTACCACTAGCAAAAACCCAACAAGTGTTTGAGCAAACGGGAATCGGCTTTATTTATCTACCTCAGCATTTTCCCTTAGCTAAAAGTATTTGGGAATACCGCGACCAACTTGGCAAACGTCCGCCATTGGCGACAATGGAGCTAATCTGGTGTCCTTATGCCGGGGATGCTCACGTAATTGCTGGGTTTGTGCATCCGCCGACAGAAGGGATGTTTCAGATAGCTTTGGGGCTGCGGGGAGTAACAAAATTTACATTCGTAAAAGGATTGGAAGGTAGTTGCGACTTACCGCGCGATCGCACTGCAATCATCAGCTTATCTTCATCTGTAGCATCCCAAGAGGTAGAACGATTACACCTCGTACCGCGTGATTACGGCTTTACTACCAAGAACGTACCCCTTGGAACTACTGAAGAACTAGTGGCGGATATGCAGAAGGTTTTGGCAGGTGAACCAGGCGAACTAATGCAAACAGCCTTGTGGAATGGCGGATTTTACCTATGGCGGAGTGGTATTTGTCCAAATATGCCAGAGGGTTTAGCTAAGGCAGAAGAATTATTAACCAATGGTGCAGTAGCAGCTAAACTCCAAGAACTCAACTTTAGGGTGTTAGCGACTTCTCCAAAATAG
- a CDS encoding LCP family protein, which yields MTIQRSSAEENQSGKASKSSKRIPLSHNSKSGRWLWFWVGMSGIAMVSATAGALLAVSLTSTPLQQAQLSPQDEAVFDGDRISGGVLQFSELTRPVNLLVMGMSVLPPDVQNPPEETKNLRYLPQVNSFDGLADVMLLVKFDPETKKIVMLSVPRDTRTEIEGYGVRKINAANIEGGPALTARTVSNLLGGAGIDRYVRINVLGVAKLIDALGGVTVYVPKDMKYQDDSQHLYINLKAGKQHLNGEQTLQLLRFRHDELGDIGRIQRQQMVMRALMDQTLNPATVTQLPKVLDVVKDHIDTNLTVEELVALMGFGVRTNRSNMQMLMLPGRFSEKNEFDASYWLPNKNGIAKLMAQHFGLESEQEQQATATDPHSLRVAIQDSTGGDRSNLRPLIRALEKSGYRNIYVAKAWGEPLDVTHIVAQQGDGDSAEAIRDTLGFGEVRVESTGNLGSDISIQVGQDWLQQKSILEKSLTP from the coding sequence GTGACCATTCAAAGAAGTTCGGCGGAAGAAAACCAGTCGGGAAAAGCCTCAAAGTCCAGTAAAAGAATTCCCCTTTCCCATAACTCGAAATCCGGGCGTTGGCTATGGTTTTGGGTAGGTATGAGTGGGATTGCAATGGTGTCAGCAACAGCAGGGGCGCTTTTGGCGGTGTCTTTGACCAGTACACCTTTGCAACAAGCCCAGCTAAGTCCACAGGATGAGGCGGTCTTTGATGGCGATCGCATTTCTGGAGGTGTGCTGCAATTTTCAGAATTAACTCGCCCGGTGAATCTCTTGGTTATGGGGATGAGTGTACTTCCTCCAGATGTGCAAAATCCTCCCGAAGAAACCAAAAACCTTAGATATCTGCCCCAAGTAAACTCCTTTGATGGTCTTGCTGATGTGATGCTCTTGGTCAAATTTGATCCAGAGACGAAAAAAATAGTTATGCTCTCGGTTCCCAGAGATACCCGTACAGAAATAGAGGGGTATGGGGTGAGAAAAATTAATGCCGCTAATATTGAAGGTGGGCCAGCTTTGACTGCCAGAACCGTCAGTAATCTCTTAGGTGGCGCCGGAATTGATCGCTATGTGCGAATTAATGTTCTCGGAGTTGCCAAGCTAATTGATGCTTTGGGTGGCGTGACAGTTTATGTCCCCAAAGATATGAAGTACCAAGATGATTCTCAGCATTTGTACATCAATTTGAAGGCGGGTAAGCAGCATCTCAACGGCGAACAGACACTTCAATTGCTGCGGTTTCGCCATGACGAACTCGGAGATATTGGTCGCATTCAGCGCCAGCAAATGGTCATGCGGGCTTTGATGGATCAAACACTCAACCCAGCTACTGTAACTCAATTACCTAAAGTTCTTGATGTAGTTAAAGACCACATTGATACCAACTTGACGGTTGAAGAATTAGTGGCGCTAATGGGTTTTGGGGTGCGAACAAATCGCTCTAATATGCAGATGTTAATGCTGCCAGGTCGCTTTAGCGAGAAGAATGAGTTTGATGCTAGCTATTGGTTGCCTAACAAAAATGGTATTGCCAAACTGATGGCTCAACACTTTGGTTTGGAGTCAGAACAGGAACAGCAGGCTACTGCGACTGACCCACATTCTTTACGTGTAGCAATTCAAGATAGTACAGGTGGCGATCGCTCTAACCTGCGACCATTGATTAGAGCCTTGGAAAAATCTGGATATCGCAATATCTATGTAGCCAAGGCATGGGGTGAACCTCTAGATGTGACTCATATTGTCGCCCAGCAAGGAGATGGTGACAGTGCCGAAGCAATTCGTGACACTTTAGGGTTTGGCGAAGTGCGTGTAGAAAGTACTGGCAACCTTGGCTCAGATATCAGTATTCAAGTCGGTCAGGATTGGTTGCAACAAAAATCTATTTTGGAGAAGTCGCTAACACCCTAA
- a CDS encoding AI-2E family transporter: MQTRKLLDWWQTFTPIARIGAIALFLPLLVLNGWALSVFFNYFHSLIVILVGASVLAFLLNYPVSWMEHHGAKREQVAILVFLLALSILLALGVTLFPLALTQAQQLVARLPELIDSGRSQLMILNEKAETYGLPINLDALVVQINDRVKGQLQAIAGQVLNLAVVTVTSLLDILLTMVLTFYLLQHGGELWESLVEWLPSKFRDPFSKTVRLSFQNFFITQLILSTCMASALIPTFLWLKVPFGLLFGLTIGLMALVPFGGSVGIALTTLLVALQDFSMGVRVLIAAVIVQQILENLIAPRILGSFTGLNPVWILISVLTGARIGGLLGVIVAVPTAVVIKTALSALRPGSLNSETDDSTTGEITAPIAANQSSKADANNTLSISEATLP, encoded by the coding sequence ATGCAGACACGCAAGCTACTCGACTGGTGGCAAACATTCACACCAATAGCGCGAATCGGGGCGATCGCGTTATTCCTACCGCTACTAGTTCTTAATGGTTGGGCACTTTCGGTATTTTTTAATTATTTCCATTCTCTCATAGTCATTTTAGTTGGAGCCTCAGTGCTAGCATTTCTGCTCAACTACCCCGTGAGCTGGATGGAGCATCATGGTGCTAAACGAGAGCAAGTCGCTATTTTAGTATTTCTCTTGGCTTTATCGATTTTATTAGCCTTGGGTGTGACACTTTTTCCGTTGGCCCTTACCCAAGCTCAACAATTGGTGGCTCGTTTACCAGAGTTAATCGACTCTGGACGCTCTCAGTTAATGATATTAAACGAAAAAGCTGAGACTTATGGTTTACCGATTAACCTTGATGCTCTGGTAGTGCAAATCAACGATCGCGTCAAGGGACAATTGCAAGCGATCGCTGGACAAGTTTTGAATCTAGCAGTTGTTACAGTCACTAGCCTGCTAGATATTCTCTTGACGATGGTTTTGACTTTCTACCTTTTACAGCATGGGGGTGAACTGTGGGAAAGTTTAGTAGAATGGCTACCCTCTAAATTTCGCGATCCTTTTTCTAAAACAGTCCGCCTGAGCTTCCAAAATTTCTTCATCACCCAGTTGATTTTATCGACTTGCATGGCATCAGCCCTCATTCCTACCTTTTTGTGGCTGAAAGTGCCATTTGGTCTACTATTTGGCCTAACTATTGGTTTGATGGCTCTCGTCCCCTTTGGCGGTTCTGTAGGTATCGCCCTGACTACACTATTGGTAGCACTGCAAGATTTTTCAATGGGTGTGAGAGTCTTGATAGCAGCAGTAATTGTACAGCAAATTCTCGAAAACTTAATTGCCCCCCGAATTTTAGGCAGCTTTACTGGTTTAAATCCAGTTTGGATTTTAATTTCGGTCTTAACAGGCGCAAGAATTGGCGGATTGTTGGGGGTAATTGTGGCAGTACCCACGGCTGTTGTGATTAAGACTGCTTTAAGCGCCTTGCGTCCTGGGAGCCTAAACAGCGAGACAGACGACAGCACCACAGGGGAGATAACTGCACCTATTGCAGCAAACCAGTCCTCGAAAGCTGACGCTAACAATACATTGAGTATTTCTGAAGCGACATTACCTTAA
- a CDS encoding serpin family protein has translation MNPQKYSSMRENFMQRRYGVSLGRRYAMAAASVVLCSVLGYSQIESNKSALAQSGLPQPETPLQKKTLKTDTKIVDSNKFGFKLFSEVLKKDQDQKNVFLSPTSVAIALAMTYNGASGTTQLAIAKTLELQGLNLSEINSSYKAALNQLLDNSDPKVQLKIANSLWANKNFSFQPDFFQRTQYFYQAKVSNLNFQDPAAPNIINKWVKDNTNGKIAKIIEKIEPGQVLFLINAIYFKGKWSKEFEKSQTAPYPFYTTSGKPKQHPMMSQSGDYRYYESKQFQAVSLPYGKDGKFSFYIFLPKQNSNLKAFYQNLKVENWDKWMTQFSKQKGFIRLPRFKSEYDVTLNNALKTLGMEEAFSSKANFSGMGKNLSISEVKHKTFVEVNEEGTEAAAATSVGITVTTSISIEQPFEMIVDRPFFCAIRDNQTGRVLFMGSIIDPQ, from the coding sequence ATGAATCCGCAGAAATATAGTAGTATGAGAGAAAATTTCATGCAAAGACGTTACGGTGTTAGTCTAGGCAGACGCTATGCTATGGCAGCCGCAAGTGTTGTTTTATGCAGTGTATTAGGGTATTCTCAAATCGAGAGTAATAAAAGTGCCCTTGCCCAATCTGGTTTACCTCAGCCAGAAACTCCATTGCAAAAAAAAACACTCAAGACTGATACCAAAATTGTTGATAGCAATAAGTTTGGCTTCAAACTGTTTTCAGAAGTTCTGAAAAAGGATCAGGATCAGAAGAATGTTTTTCTCTCACCAACGAGTGTTGCGATCGCTTTAGCTATGACCTACAACGGCGCTAGCGGCACGACTCAACTAGCGATCGCAAAAACTCTGGAATTACAGGGGCTGAATCTATCAGAAATTAACTCCTCTTACAAGGCGGCATTAAACCAGCTTTTAGACAATTCTGATCCGAAAGTGCAACTGAAGATTGCTAACTCACTTTGGGCAAATAAAAATTTTAGCTTTCAGCCAGACTTTTTCCAGAGAACGCAGTATTTCTATCAAGCTAAGGTCAGCAATTTAAACTTTCAAGATCCCGCCGCGCCTAATATTATCAATAAGTGGGTAAAAGATAATACTAATGGTAAAATCGCTAAGATAATTGAAAAAATTGAACCAGGTCAGGTGTTGTTTTTAATTAATGCCATTTATTTCAAAGGAAAATGGAGTAAAGAATTTGAAAAAAGTCAAACTGCTCCATACCCTTTTTATACCACATCTGGCAAGCCAAAACAACACCCGATGATGTCACAAAGTGGTGACTATAGATACTATGAAAGCAAACAGTTTCAGGCTGTTAGTTTACCTTACGGCAAAGATGGGAAATTCAGCTTTTATATTTTCCTGCCAAAACAGAACTCTAACCTGAAAGCCTTCTATCAAAACTTGAAGGTTGAGAACTGGGATAAATGGATGACTCAGTTCAGCAAACAAAAAGGGTTTATTCGCTTACCCCGATTTAAAAGTGAGTATGATGTTACTCTCAATAACGCCTTAAAAACCTTAGGCATGGAAGAGGCTTTCAGCAGCAAAGCCAATTTTTCTGGCATGGGTAAAAATCTTAGCATCAGCGAAGTTAAGCATAAAACTTTTGTTGAAGTTAACGAAGAAGGCACGGAAGCGGCTGCGGCTACTTCAGTGGGTATAACAGTAACAACTTCTATTTCTATAGAGCAACCATTCGAGATGATTGTTGATCGTCCATTCTTCTGTGCCATTAGGGATAATCAGACAGGAAGGGTTTTGTTTATGGGTTCTATCATTGACCCACAATGA
- a CDS encoding S8 family serine peptidase: MTKKLTWIIWGLSASCLSAPVIASALESAIGTNGIDALRLHRAPYNLIGRKVAIGQVEIGRPGMFGWDKAVSKNRAISLAAVFLRNGPAKSNSGVDPHAYNVAGMMVSQDKALPGVAPGARLYSSAVGSTKNMGQPEECLSAQHIALQNGGDVRAINFSFGEPLTRDPRPEATLDGNALLTLCVDWSSRVHDVLYAIAGNQGKGGIPIPTDNFNGMNVAFSSHRGKVFNKVDVANLAGANQGVSGRLAGREFNLDGRPAISLVAPGNNIPLLNPDGKVNKVTGTSFAAPQVTASVALLQEFADRQIRTKQPHWSIDARHYQVMKAVLLNSADKIQDSGDGLLLGMSRTLIDKKNQSWLDSDAYKDPKIPLDAQMGAGHLNVFRAYQQFSSGQWQPSTAVPAIGWDYRTVNAGASVDYILAKPLKQGSFVAVTLSWDRLVELNDKNKNQRYDVGENFRDRGLNNLDLYLVKANAQNSDADTVCSSISQIDSVEHIFCPVAAAGNYKIRVQFRQKLNEVTQPYSLAWWSVPIN, encoded by the coding sequence ATGACTAAAAAACTAACCTGGATAATTTGGGGATTAAGTGCTTCTTGTTTGAGTGCGCCGGTAATTGCTTCGGCTTTAGAATCTGCTATAGGAACTAATGGTATTGATGCTCTGAGGCTACACCGAGCTCCTTATAATTTAATCGGTCGCAAGGTTGCTATTGGTCAGGTGGAAATTGGCCGGCCTGGAATGTTTGGGTGGGATAAGGCGGTGTCTAAAAATCGCGCTATATCTTTAGCGGCGGTGTTCTTACGCAATGGGCCAGCTAAATCAAATAGCGGTGTTGACCCCCACGCTTACAATGTCGCTGGGATGATGGTGAGTCAAGACAAAGCTTTGCCGGGGGTTGCTCCGGGAGCGCGACTGTATTCGTCTGCGGTGGGTTCCACTAAAAATATGGGTCAGCCAGAAGAGTGCTTATCAGCCCAGCACATAGCGTTACAAAATGGTGGCGATGTGCGGGCCATTAACTTTAGTTTTGGTGAACCTCTGACGCGCGATCCTAGACCAGAAGCTACTTTAGACGGCAATGCTTTACTAACTTTATGTGTTGACTGGTCTAGTCGCGTTCATGATGTTTTGTATGCGATCGCAGGCAACCAGGGTAAGGGGGGTATTCCCATCCCTACAGATAATTTTAACGGAATGAACGTGGCTTTTTCATCCCACCGTGGGAAAGTTTTTAATAAAGTAGACGTGGCTAATCTGGCGGGCGCTAACCAAGGAGTGAGTGGAAGGCTAGCTGGAAGGGAATTTAATCTTGATGGGCGTCCTGCTATCAGTTTAGTTGCTCCTGGGAATAATATTCCCTTGCTCAATCCAGATGGCAAAGTGAATAAGGTTACAGGTACTAGTTTTGCAGCGCCTCAAGTTACGGCTAGTGTTGCTCTGTTGCAAGAATTTGCTGACCGACAGATACGGACAAAACAACCGCACTGGAGCATTGATGCTCGCCATTATCAAGTAATGAAAGCTGTATTGCTGAATTCAGCAGACAAAATCCAAGATAGCGGTGATGGCTTGCTGTTGGGAATGAGCCGGACATTAATTGATAAAAAAAATCAAAGCTGGCTGGATTCTGATGCTTATAAAGATCCAAAAATTCCCTTGGATGCTCAAATGGGAGCGGGTCATTTAAATGTATTTCGCGCTTATCAGCAATTTAGTAGCGGTCAATGGCAGCCATCAACGGCTGTACCTGCCATTGGTTGGGATTATCGCACAGTTAATGCTGGAGCGTCTGTTGACTATATATTAGCAAAACCGTTAAAGCAGGGGAGTTTTGTTGCTGTGACTCTGAGTTGGGATCGATTAGTAGAACTCAACGATAAAAATAAAAACCAGCGATATGACGTAGGCGAAAATTTCCGCGATCGCGGTTTGAATAATCTCGACCTATACTTAGTAAAAGCTAATGCTCAAAATTCAGATGCTGATACTGTTTGCTCCTCAATCAGCCAAATCGATAGTGTAGAACATATTTTTTGCCCCGTTGCTGCTGCTGGCAATTACAAAATCCGCGTCCAGTTTCGTCAAAAGTTAAATGAAGTGACTCAACCCTATAGTTTAGCTTGGTGGAGTGTACCTATCAATTAA